One window of Siniperca chuatsi isolate FFG_IHB_CAS linkage group LG19, ASM2008510v1, whole genome shotgun sequence genomic DNA carries:
- the mtmr6 gene encoding myotubularin-related protein 6, with product MEHIRTPKVEQVRLLDRFSNKSTNGTLYLTATHLIFVESSSNNSTSAGQEIWILHHHIASVEKLSLTTTGCPLVIQCRNFRLVHFVVQRERDCHDIYSSLLRLLRPVSYEELYAFSYNPKQNDQQREEGWQLIDLGAEFERMGVPCDQWQLTNVNRDYKVCETYPRDLYVPITASKPIIVGSSKFRSKGRFPVLTYFYQEKKAAVCRCSQPLSGFSARCLEDESMLQAISKANHNSRFVYVMDTRPKLNALANRAAGKGYENEDNYSNIRFQFVGIENIHVMRTSLQKLLEVIGTRSLSMSDYLVGLESSGWLRHIKAVVDAAIFLAKAVTVEGASVLVHCSDGWDRTAQVCSLGSLLMDPYYRTIKGFMVLIEKDWISFGHKFADRCDQLDGDPKEVSPIFTQFLECVWQLTEQFPQAFEFSEWFLLQIHEHVHSCQYGNFLGNNQRQREELQLRERTHSLWAFLMSEKQNYLNPFYSPAYSEAHPVLTPSTLPYNFKFWRNMYHQFDRSMHPRQSILKTILTLRENSRKTENTLQALESRLNQLGVTRITTSDPPAPPPTRDQRSNTLPPRPDSLILGAPVNHKEVQRQEEEDEQEEVGEEATESTDTERTVEGSSGTESRKQSYGELEGTYNSELAKEEPAVVSLEFGVARMTC from the exons ATTTTGCATCACCATATAGCGTCTGTGGAGAAACTCTCCCTGACCACCACAGGTTGTCCTCTGGTCATCCAGTGTCGCAACTTCAGGCTGGTTCATTTTGTggtacagagagaaagagattgcCACGACATTTACAGCTCGCTGCTGCGTCTTCTACGGCCAG TATCCTATGAGGAGCTCTATGCGTTCTCCTACAACCCCAAACAGAATGAccaacagagagaggaagggtgGCAGCTCATCGACCTGGGGGCAGAGTTTGAGAGGATGGGCGTCCCCTGCGACCAATGGCAGCTTACCAATGTCAACAGAGACTACAAG GTATGTGAGACATATCCACGGGACCTGTATGTTCCCATCACAGCCAGTAAGCCTATCATTGTGGGGAGTTCCAAGTTCAGAAGCAAAGGGCGCTTTCCTGTACTCACATACTTCTACCAAGAAAAGAAG GCGGCTGTGTGTCGATGCAGTCAGCCTCTCTCTGGGTTCAGTGCGCGATGCTTAGAGGATGAGAGCATGCTGCAGGCCATCAGCAAGGCCAATCACAACAGCCGATTCGTGTACGTCATGGATACTAGGCCAAAG TTGAATGCGCTAGCTAATCGAGCAGCAGGTAAAGGATATGAGAATGAAGACAACTACTCCAACATCCGCTTCCAGTTTGTTGGCATTGAAAACATCCACGTAATGCGCACCAGCCTCCAGAAATTGCTAGAAg tGATTGGGACTCGGTCTCTTTCCATGAGTGATTACCTGGTTGGCCTGGAGAGTAGTGGCTGGCTGCGGCATATAAAAGCTGTTGTAGACGCAGCTATCTTTCTCGCCAAG GCGGTGACAGTGGAAGGAGCTAGTGTGTTGGTTCATTGTTCAGACGGATGGGACAGAACAGCCCAGGTCTGCTCACTGGGGTCGCTGCTTATGGACCCTTACTACCGCACCATCAAGGGCTTCATG GTGCTGATAGAGAAAGACTGGATCTCCTTTGGCCACAAGTTTGCCGACAG gtgtgaccagtTGGACGGGGATCCAAAGGAGGTGTCTCCTATCTTCACTCAGTTCCTGGAGTGTGTCTGGCAGCTGACAGAACAGTTCCCACAG GCATTTGAGTTCAGCGAGTGGTTCCTGCTGCAGATTCATGAACACGTCCACTCCTGTCAATATGGAAACTTCCTTGGCAAcaatcagagacagagagaggagttGCA GCTAAGAGAGCGGACTCACTCACTGTGGGCATTTCTAATGAGCGAAAAACAGAACTACTTGAATCCGTTCTACAGCCCTGCATACTCTGAAGCGCATCCTGTGCTGACACCTTCCACTCTGCCCTACAATTTCAA GTTCTGGAGGAACATGTACCACCAGTTTGACCGCTCCATGCACCCACGTCAGTCTATCCTCAAAACCATCCTGACTCTAAGAGAGAACAGCCGCAAGACAGAGAACACACTGCAGGCACTGGAGAGT cGGCTCAACCAGCTTGGTGTAACCCGCATTACGACCTCTGACCCCCCTGCACCTCCTCCCACCAGAGATCAGCGCTCCAACACCCTCCCGCCGCGTCCCGATTCCCTCATTCTGGGGGCGCCCGTCAACCACAAAGAAGTGCAgcgacaggaggaggaggacgagcaAGAGGAGGTGGGCGAGGAGGCCACAGAGAGCACCGACACGGAGCGGACCGTAGAGGGCAGCAGTGGCACCGAGAGCAGGAAGCAGAGCTACGGAGAGCTGGAAGGGACATACAACAGCGAGTTGGCCAAAGAAGAGCCAGCTGTTGTTAGTCTGGAGTTTGGAGTGGCACGCATGACCTGCTGA
- the amer2 gene encoding APC membrane recruitment protein 2, which yields MEVQSECVEPPVAPQCDPQPTGKINKAAFKLFGKRRTGSGMASFFPFRNKGATNSGNNGNSDNGNSLNGNGSAASVELVRSKTHDGLTGSNNDTDGQRGEGLASLEAGPVRSLSKSLSFFSLLRRGSFRSSENGGAGLVRRGRGLKGFFSSMRWRRKEKTNEGDGEEVEGKKEKDGDIADSENVKDITLTLEPPPHHQQEDCGNAEAEPNLETPTTSVTMTPPHCVSMPGPSGEPDSPFPYTPTDSPLRPPIQKAKASISSLTPSLATPPLDRCSTGDPPSEPSVDRLCSLLFTDVTSLKSFDSLTGCGDIIADADEEGPAGNGGSGTSSSSSGGGGVSVGAGVGRAVVIPSVTSRGSPSKTPLPSQLTQPMFSVSPSSVPISLPARARAPPPPQQHPAGSGVVAYMGGGEEMASPEGVDDADMQGLWHMLPSTGDNSPALPRSHQPPSTTPTSTYPPHATSSLASSHLPSIPRSSDRKVPQVKALGLSKIPVVGGAGSRAAKPPLPHTHGRHPTSPGEKEPLSDEGYWDTPSATPTATPDESGLQRNQKMALLRDSCSGDHLYDLYNDPEEEGEDEEQEGDEDLNSTPSPSTEYKLSPTSQTSPPSSSSCSSFRSMKGSTSLPRESKIPVSTRQTPPPHSVSQSALSSVLEAESPPPKTQAPPPARTRIPVSKVPVRRSGNKPGSTTRGTAHKK from the coding sequence ATGGAGGTGCAGTCGGAGTGTGTGGAGCCTCCTGTGGCCCCTCAGTGTGACCCTCAGCCCACAGGAAAGATCAACAAAGCTGCCTTCAAACTCTTCGGAAAGCGACGCACCGGCTCTGGAATGGCCAGCTTTTTCCCCTTCAGGAACAAAGGGGCTACAAACAGTGGGAACAACGGGAATTCTGACAATGGGAATTCTTTGAATGGAAATGGCTCAGCAGCATCAGTGGAGCTCGTTAGGAGCAAAACCCATGATGGACTAACGGGCTCTAACAATGACACTGAtggacagagaggggaggggcTTGCTAGCCTGGAGGCGGGACCGGTGAGGTCTCTAAGCAAATCGCTGAGTTTCTTCTCTCTACTCCGACGTGGGAGTTTTAGGTCGAGTGAAAATGGAGGGGCGGGTCTTGTCAGAAGAGGGAGGGGCCTAAAGGGCTTTTTTAGCAGCATGCGATGGAGACGCAAGGAAAAAACAAACGAGGGAGACGGGGAAGAGGTGGAAGGCAAGAAGGAGAAGGATGGGGATATTGCCGACTCTGAAAACGTAAAGGATATTACGCTCACCCTTGAACCACCTCCGCATCATCAGCAAGAGGATTGTGGGAATGCAGAGGCAGAGCCTAACCTAGAGACTCCCACTACTAGTGTTACCATGACACCCCCACACTGTGTTTCCATGCCAGGGCCATCTGGTGAGCCAGACTCCCCCTTTCCTTATACACCCACTGACTCGCCACTACGCCCTCCCATCCAAAAAGCCAAAGCCTCAATTTCCAGCCTCACCCCCTCCCTCGCTACACCCCCTTTGGATCGCTGCAGCACGGGTGACCCACCCTCAGAGCCCTCGGTAGACCGCCTCTGCTCTCTTCTCTTCACTGACGTCACATCCCTCAAGAGCTTTGATTCACTGACAGGTTGTGGTGACATTATTGCTGATGCAGACGAGGAGGGGCCAGCGGGTAATGGGGGCAGtggcaccagcagcagcagcagtgggggaggaggggtgagTGTGGGAGCGGGTGTTGGGAGAGCTGTTGTTATCCCCAGTGTCACGTCTCGTGGCTCCCCATCCAAAACCCCACTACCTTCCCAGCTGACCCAGCCCATGTTCTCTGTTTCCCCGAGCTCAGTGCCTATCTCCCTCCCAGCCCGGGCCCGGGCACCGCCTCCACCTCAGCAGCACCCAGCCGGTAGTGGTGTGGTGGCCTACATGGGCGGAGGGGAAGAAATGGCAAGTCCAGAAGGAGTGGATGATGCAGACATGCAGGGGCTCTGGCACATGCTGCCCTCCACAGGGGACAACTCCCCTGCTTTGCCCAGATCACACCAACCTCCCTCTACTACCCCCACTTCCACTTATCCCCCTCATGCCACCTCCAGCCTTGCCAGCAGCCACCTGCCCTCAATACCCAGGAGTTCAGACCGAAAGGTACCACAGGTGAAGGCATTGGGGCTCAGTAAGATTCCAGTAGTTGGTGGAGCAGGAAGCCGGGCAGCTAAACCCcccctccctcacacacatgGCCGTCATCCCACATCACCTGGTGAAAAAGAGCCACTTAGTGATGAGGGCTACTGGGACACACCCTCTGCAACACCCACAGCAACACCTGATGAAAGTGGGCTGCAGCGTAATCAGAAGATGGCCCTATTACGCGACAGTTGCTCTGGAGACCACCTGTACGACCTCTACAATGACcctgaagaggaaggagaggatgaagagcagGAGGGAGATGAAGATCTAAACAGTACTCCCTCTCCATCAACTGAATACAAACTGAGCCCCACCTCCCAGacatctcctccttcctcctcctcctgttcctccttcCGGTCAATGAAAGGCAGCACCAGCCTTCCTCGGGAATCCAAGATCCCAGTAAGCACCAGACAAACCCCACCTCCCCACTCTGTAAGCCAGTCAGCCCTGTCCTCTGTTCTAGAGGCCGAATCCCCTCCGCCAAAGACCCAAGCGCCTCCCCCGGCTCGCACCAGGATCCCTGTATCCAAGGTGCCCGTCCGTCGTTCTGGAAACAAACCTGGCAGCACAACCAGAGGAACTGCCCACAAGAAGTAG
- the LOC122866691 gene encoding beta-1,4-galactosyltransferase 1-like, with protein MLKNLFNVLALFALLSLACFVVLTFFNKNDTFFPTSYYMANGNNTLSSVMRGHVRQMWQMKSEASKASPEKTPIPVPTNKTLGPCPETPPNLLGPLHVEFNNKQTLDEVRKKVSAPLQEGGRYKPPDCISKQKVAIIIPFRNRHEHLKHWLYYLHPILMRQQLDYSVYIINQDGEGVFNRAKLMNAGYVEALKEYDYECFVFSDIDLVPIDDRNLYRCFDNPRHLAVAMDKFNFQLPYNTYFGGVSSLSKNQYLKINGFPNTYWGWGGEDDDIYRRIIFRGMSISRPDLVMGKYKMIKHERDLHNEPNPKNPDKLAQTQWSMDKDGINSLNYTVKEIVKDILYTFISVDIQAPPSK; from the exons atgctgaaaaaccTCTTTAACGTCCTAGCCCTTTTTGCTTTGCTCAGTCTGGCATGTTTCGTTGTGCTTACATTCTTCAACAAAAACGACACTTTTTTTCCTACGTCATATTACATGGCAAATGGAAACAACACCCTTTCCTCTGTGATGAGGGGACATGTGCGCCAGATGTGGCAAATGAAGAGTGAAGCCTCAAAAGCCAGCCCAGAGAAGACACCGATACCTGTCCCTACGAACAAGACTTTGGGACCCTGCCCTGAGACCCCTCCAAATCTTTTGGGTCCTCTCCATGTGGAGTTTAATAATAAACAGACTTTGGATGAGGTGAGAAAGAAGGTCAGTGCTCCTCTTCAGGAGGGAGGACGGTACAAACCACCAGACTGCATCTCCAAACAGAAG GTGGCGATCATCATCCCATTCCGAAATCGACATGAGCACCTGAAGCATTGGCTGTATTACCTCCATCCTATATTGATGCGACAGCAGTTGGACTACAGTGTGTATATCATCAACCAGGATGGAGAGGGAGTGTTCAACCGGGCTAAACTGATGAATGCAGGCTATGTTGAAGCACTGAAGGAATATGATTATGAGTGCTTTGTCTTCTCTGACATAGATCTGGTTCCTATAGATGACCGTAACCTCTATAGATGTTTTGACAATCCCCGACACTTGGCTGTGGCTATGGACAAATTTAACTTCCAATTACCCTATAACACCTACTTTGGTGGGGTTTCTTCGTTGTCCAAGAACCAATACTTGAAGATTAACGGCTTCCCGAACACTTACTGGGGCTGGGGTGGTGAGGACGACGATATCTATAGGCGAATTATCTTCCGTGGAATGTCCATTTCTCGACCTGACTTGGTGATGGGAAAGTACAAAATGATTAAACATGAGAGAGATTTGCACAATGAACCTAATCCAAAAAATCCTGATAAACTGGCCCAAACCCAGTGGTCCATGGATAAAGATGGAATTAATTCCCTCAATTACACAGTCAAGGAGATTGTGAAGGATATACTGTACACTTTTATCAGTGTGGATATTCAGGCTCCGCCAAGCAAATGA